The Arachis duranensis cultivar V14167 chromosome 2, aradu.V14167.gnm2.J7QH, whole genome shotgun sequence genome has a window encoding:
- the LOC107472725 gene encoding uncharacterized protein LOC107472725, with product MRIRKNAKFSSLELLSSSSSEGGTGSCSSFSFRHTHVCQLNQSPWDVIPFDSDSIQFECHNNNNTTFLTTTTTTTTTHASVNAADSVGPVESVASMMDIDDKTKMVALQDDDAAVVAMTAVHRRDSGKGAKVAAANGGAGYSKKTPAAAAAGGARSSRANKNRGGPPPAAAGSKKPPPASSNPYEFYYYSGFGPLWGRRRGGRHGGGGGGEDESKNSHGNGSENNHNNNRALEEPSKIVTIMNEAEAAEVEGGNNNNNNINNNINNNNVTNVVSVNNNNNKGSGMEDSVVGYSLVNVGELDYVEIDDDDEEEEEDNMNDDEEIGNKKRMRKPVKARSLKSLM from the exons ATGAGGATCCGCAAGAACGCGAAGTTCTCATCTTTAGAGTTATTAAGCTCATCTTCCTCAGAAGGAGGAACAGgttcttgttcttcattctcaTTTCGTCATACCCACGTGTGCCAGCTGAACCAGTCTCCATGGGATGTGATCCCCTTTGACTCTGATTCCATCCAG TTCGAATgccacaacaataacaacaccACCTtcctcaccaccaccaccaccaccaccaccacccacGCTTCTGTAAATGCTGCAGATTCCGTTGGACCTGTTGAAAG CGTCGCTTCGATGATGGACATTGACGACAAAACCAAGATGGTTGCGCTTCAAGACGACGATGCAGCCGTGGTGGCAATGACGGCTGTCCATCGTCGCGATAGTGGAAAGGGAGCAAAAGTTGCCGCCGCGAACGGCGGAGCTGGTTACAGCAAGAAGACACCGGCGGCGGCAGCAGCCGGAGGAGCTCGCAGCAGTCGCGCCAATAAGAATCGCGGTGGTCCTCCTCCCGCCGCCGCTGGCAGCAAGAAACCACCACCGGCGTCGAGTAATCCGTACGAATTTTACTACTATTCAGGGTTTGGACCGCTATGGGGGCGGAGAAGAGGCGGCAGACATGGCGGTGGCGGTGGAGGAGAAGATGAAAGCAAGAACAGCCATGGTAACGGAAGTGAGAATAATCATAACAATAATCGAGCATTGGAGGAACCATCGAAAATCGTTACTATCATGAATGAAGCTGAAGCCGCAGAAGTAGAAGgtggtaataataataataataatattaataataatattaataataataatgttacaAATGTTGTTagtgttaataataataataataaaggtaGTGGCATGGAAGATAGTGTTGTTGGTtattctttagtgaatgttgGGGAATTGGATTATGTGGAGATTGATGATGacgacgaagaagaagaagaggataaTATGAACGATGATGAAGAGATTGGGAACAAGAAGAGAATGAGGAAGCCAGTTAAAGCTAGGTCTCTTAAATCTCTTatgtga
- the LOC107472722 gene encoding pentatricopeptide repeat-containing protein At4g30825, chloroplastic, whose amino-acid sequence MASLRFSIFIDTFDSKTSIPAISCYGAFPFKSLLKTKYIHIDANFSSKPKVRNKARVAKRVPNPQIGAEFRLGYEAKNSAPLEIDKFLVRRDGDDADVDYSSVGPELSTEHCNAILKVLERTSDDAKTMSFFEWMRGMGKLEQNDRAYNIVLRLLSKKEDWEAAKKLVLEMRTKFGFELSLQAFNTLIYACRRQGLVELGANWFRLMLDSGVAPDAATFSMLMGLYRKGWNVEEAEFMFSQMRQLGILFEPAYSGMITIYTRFRLYEKAEDIISLMREDKIVPNMENWLVMLNAYSQQGKLRDAEKVLVSMQDAGFSPNIVAYNIMITGYGKASNMDAAQKLFVKLKNVGLDPDETTFRSMIEGWGRVDNYVKAMWYYKELKRLGYKPNSSNLYTMLKLQAKHGDEEGAVGTLGDMVEAGCQYSSMLGTLLHAYESTGRVDKLPLLLNMNRSCYEHILVNQHSCSSLVMAYVKHKLIEDAIKVLKEKKWCDEPYEDNLCHLLICSCKEAGMLENAIKIYNQIHKNVDKPNMHILCTMIDIYSVMGLFNEAEMLYMQLKSSGIQLDMIAFSIVVRMYVKAGLLKDACSVLDEIDKLPDIVPDIFLLRDMFRIYQRCNKVDKLTALYYKVSKDRVDWDQELYNCVLNCCAQALPVDELSRLFEEMLDRGFTPNTITFNVMLDIFGKARLFKKVNRIFCMAKKRGLVDAISYNTIIAAFGKNKDFKNMSWMVDKMQFDGFSVSLEAYNSMLDAYGKDGQMETFRSILQKMKESNCASDHYTYNTMINIYGEQGWIEEVANVHTELKECGLGLDLYSYNTLIKAYGVAGMVEDAVDLIKEMRDNGIEPDKITYTNLITALRRNDKFLEAVKWSLWMKQMKL is encoded by the coding sequence atggCTTCTCTCagattttctattttcatcGATACTTTCGATTCAAAGACCTCAATCCCTGCTATATCTTGTTATGGAGCTTTCCCTTTCAAATCCCTACTCAAAACGAAGTACATTCATATCGACGCGAACTTCAGTTCTAAGCCTAAGGTTCGGAACAAGGCTCGGGTGGCGAAGCGAGTGCCCAACCCACAAATCGGAGCTGAATTTAGGTTGGGCTACGAAGCCAAGAACAGTGCTCCACTAGAAATTGATAAGTTCCTCGTGCGCCGTGACGGCGACGATGCTGACGTGGATTACTCTTCAGTTGGCCCTGAACTAAGCACGGAGCATTGCAATGCGATCTTGAAAGTGCTTGAGAGGACGAGCGACGACGCCAAAACGATGTCGTTTTTTGAGTGGATGAGGGGAATGGGGAAATTGGAGCAAAACGACCGTGCTTACAACATCGTCCTTCGTTTGCTGAGCAAGAAGGAAGATTGGGAAGCTGCAAAGAAACTGGTTTTGGAAATGAGAACCAAATTCGGGTTCGAATTGAGCTTGCAGGCTTTCAACACTCTCATATACGCTTGTCGGAGGCAGGGTTTAGTGGAATTGGGGGCGAACTGGTTCCGACTGATGTTGGATTCCGGTGTGGCGCCGGATGCCGCGACGTTCAGCATGTTGATGGGGCTTTACAGGAAAGGATGGAACGTTGAGGAGGCAGAGTTCATGTTTTCTCAAATGAGGCAATTAGGGATATTGTTTGAACCGGCATATTCAGGTATGATTACGATATACACCCGTTTTAGATTGTATGAAAAGGCAGAAGACATAATTAGCTTGATGAGAGAAGATAAAATTGTCCCTAATATGGAGAATTGGTTGGTGATGCTGAATGCTTATAGCCAGCAAGGAAAATTGAGGGATGCTGAGAAGGTTTTGGTGTCAATGCAAGATGCAGGGTTCAGTCCCAATATTGTTGCATATAATATTATGATAACTGGGTATGGAAAAGCTTCCAATATGGATGCTGCTCAGAAATTGTTTGTGAAACTGAAGAATGTTGGGTTAGATCCGGATGAGACCACTTTCCGTTCTATGATTGAGGGATGGGGTAGAGTTGATAATTATGTAAAAGCGATGTGGTATTATAAGGAGCTCAAGCGGTTAGGGTACAAACCGAATTCGTCGAATTTGTACACTATGTTAAAGTTGCAGGCTAAACATGGAGATGAAGAAGGTGCTGTTGGAACTCTTGGAGATATGGTGGAGGCTGGATGCCAGTACTCTTCTATGCTTGGTACTCTATTACATGCTTATGAAAGTACTGGCAGGGTTGATAAATTGCCGCTTTTGTTGAACATGAACAGGAGCTGCTATGAACACATTCTTGTTAATCAACATTCTTGCTCCTCTTTGGTCATGGCTTATGTAAAACACAAGCTGATAGAAGATGCTATTAAAGTGTTGAAAGAGAAGAAGTGGTGTGACGAGCCTTATGAGGATAACTTGTGTCATCTTTTGATTTGCTCGTGCAAAGAGGCAGGTATGCTGGAGAATGCTATTAAGATATATAATCAAATTCACAAGAATGTTGATAAGCCTAACATGCATATTTTGTGCACCATGATTGACATTTACAGTGTCATGGGCCTCTTCAATGAGGCAGAGATGTTGTATATGCAGTTGAAGTCTTCAGGGATTCAGTTGGATATGATTGCCTTTAGCATTGTTGTTAGAATGTATGTCAAAGCTGGATTGCTAAAAGATGCTTGCTCTGTTCTGGATGAAATTGACAAGCTACCGGACATTGTGCCAGACATCTTTTTGCTACGTGATATGTTTCGTATTTACCAAAGATGCAACAAGGTGGATAAATTAACTGCCCTTTACTACAAAGTCTCAAAAGATCGTGTGGATTGGGATCAGGAACTATATAATTGTGTCCTAAACTGCTGTGCGCAGGCTCTGCCAGTAGACGAGCTTTCCAGGCTTTTTGAAGAGATGCTAGACCGTGGATTTACCCCTAACACGATTACTTTCAATGTCATGCTTGACATCTTTGGAAAAGCTAGGCTCTTCAAGAAGGTTAATAGGATTTTCTGCATGGCTAAGAAGCGAGGTCTGGTTGATGCGATATCTTACAATACTATCATTGCAGCATTCGGTAAAAATAAAGACTTCAAAAACATGTCATGGATGGTTGACAAGATGCAATTTGATGGGTTTTCAGTTTCCCTTGAAGCCTACAATTCTATGCTGGATGCTTACGGGAAAGATGGTCAAATGGAAACTTTTAGATCCATATTGCAGAAGATGAAGGAATCAAACTGTGCCTCTGACCACTACACATACAACACCATGATCAATATCTATGGGGAGCAAGGATGGATCGAAGAAGTTGCTAATGTTCACACTGAATTGAAAGAATGTGGCCTTGGACTTGATTTGTACAGCTATAACACATTGATTAAGGCTTATGGAGTTGCAGGGATGGTTGAAGATGCTGTAGATTTGATCAAGGAAATGAGAGATAATGGAATTGAACCAGACAAGATAACCTACACTAATCTTATCACCGCGCTGCGCagaaatgataaatttttagaaGCTGTTAAGTGGTCGTTGTGGATGAAGCAGATGAAATTGTGA